One genomic window of Nicotiana sylvestris chromosome 10, ASM39365v2, whole genome shotgun sequence includes the following:
- the LOC138879827 gene encoding phospholipase A1-Igamma2, chloroplastic-like, whose product MAVSLPLLCVQVWSKNANWIGYVAISNDETSKRLGRRDITISWRGTVTRLEWIADLMDFLHPISSNKIPCPDPNVKVEYGFLDLYTDKDENCRYCKFSAREQILTEVKRLVEKYPNEKMSITVTGHSLGSALAILIDIIATIVQD is encoded by the exons ATGGCAGTGTCGCTGCCCTTGCTGTGTGTTCAG GTATGGAGTAAAAACGCAAATTGGATTGGTTATGTTGCTATTTCGAATGACGAAACCTCGAAACGCTTAGGCCGCCGTGACATAACGATTTCATGGAGAGGGACTGTGACTCGTTTGGAATGGATTGCTGATTTAATGGACTTTCTCCATCCGATTTCTTCTAACAAAATACCTTGCCCTGACCCTAATGTCAAGGTTGAATATGGGTTTCTTGATCTCTATACTGACAAAGATGAGAACTGCAG GTACTGCAAGTTCTCAGCGAGAGAACAGATACTAACCGAGGTGAAAAGATTAGTAGAAAAGTATCCAAATGAGAAAATGAGCATAACAGTGACTGGACACAGTTTAGGCAGTGCTTTGGCAATATTGA TTGATATCATAGCCACCATAGTTCAAGATTAA